A single genomic interval of Eleutherodactylus coqui strain aEleCoq1 chromosome 3, aEleCoq1.hap1, whole genome shotgun sequence harbors:
- the PPP1CB gene encoding serine/threonine-protein phosphatase PP1-beta catalytic subunit has product MADGELNVDSLISRLLEVRGCRPGKIVQMTEAEVRGLCIKSREIFLSQPILLELEAPLKICGDIHGQYTDLLRLFEYGGFPPEANYLFLGDYVDRGKQSLETICLLLAYKIKYPENFFLLRGNHECASINRIYGFYDECKRRFNIKLWKTFTDCFNCLPIAAIVDEKIFCCHGGLSPDLQSMEQIRRIMRPTDVPDTGLLCDLLWSDPDKDVQGWGENDRGVSFTFGADVVSKFLNRHDLDLICRAHQVVEDGYEFFAKRQLVTLFSAPNYCGEFDNAGGMMSVDETLMCSFQILKPSEKKAKYQYGGLNSGRPVTPPRTANPPKKR; this is encoded by the exons TGCGAGGATGTCGCCCCGGAAAGATTGTGCAGATGACGGAGGCCGAGGTACGGGGGCTCTGCATAAAGTCCAGAGAAATCTTCCTCAGCCAGCCCATCCTGCTGGAGCTGGAAGCCCCCCTCAAGATCTGCG GTGACATCCACGGGCAGTACACAGACTTACTCCGGTTGTTTGAGTATGGCGGCTTCCCCCCAGAAGCCAACTACCTCTTCTTGGGGGACTACGTGGACAGAGGAAAGCAGTCGCTGGAGACCATCTGCCTGCTGCTGGCGTATAAGATCAAATACCCCGAGAACTTCTTCCTGCTCAGAGGAAACCACGAGTGCGCCAGCATCAACCGCATCTACGGCTTCTACGATGAGT GCAAACGGAGGTTTAACATAAAGCTGTGGAAGACATTTACCGACTGCTTCAATTGCCTGCCGATTGCCGCAATCGTTGATGAGAAGATCTTCTGTTGCCACGGAG GTCTCTCCCCAGATCTACAGTCTATGGAACAGATCCGCAGAATCATGAGGCCCACAGACGTCCCTGACACAG GCTTGCTCTGTGACCTGCTGTGGTCAGATCCTGATAAAGACGTGCAAGGCTGGGGCGAGAACGACCGTGGGGTGTCCTTCACCTTTGGAGCAGACGTGGTTAGCAAATTCTTGAACCGACACGACCTGGATCTGATATGTCGGGCTCATCAG GTAGTAGAGGATGGTTATGAATTCTTTGCCAAGCGGCAGCTGGTGACCCTGTTCTCTGCTCCAAATTACTGCGGGGAGTTTGATAATGCCGGCGGCATGATGAGCGTGGACGAAACCCTGATGTGCTCCTTCCAG ATCCTGAAACCCTCAGAAAAGAAAGCAAAGTATCAGTATGGGGGCTTGAACTCTGGGCGCCCCGTGACGCCCCCCCGGACAGCCAACCCTCCCAAGAAGAGGTGA